A stretch of DNA from Erwinia aphidicola:
ACACAACAACTATAGGTCGGCCGTTGTCCTTGATGTACTGCTCACGTTTAAAGTGTGGAAGCATATAATCAAAGAAATCTTCGTAATCTTTCTCACCGAGATATTTCTGTTCCTGAAGTAAAATACCTTTGGTTTTGTTTAACCAGCTATGGTTTGCCCATGCAACACAATAATCAACAGCTAAATCCTTTTCAAGCATCCAACGCAGGGGGGCATCCAGGAGTTTTTTTCCTTCACCAAACCAGTACGTCCATAAGCAAAACCCACTAATGTTGTGCTCTTTTGCCAACTTAAACTGCTTTTCAATAATATCACATGAACTCAAATCATAATAACCCAACTCGGTTGGTTTTCTTATGGTTTGCTTTCTTGAGTATTGAACGGCATTCTTTATATTTGTCCATTCGGTGAAACCTTGTCCCCACCATTTGTTATTTTCCGGCGTTTCATGATACTGAGGTAAATAGTAAGCTATAATTTTCTTCATAATCAGGGTTTATACTTTTCATTTAAATTAAAATTCTTTGAAACACCATCTTTAAAAGATGAAAGCAGAATCTTTAAGTTTTTTATATCTAAGGTGCATATCTGATAAAGAGCGGCTCCAATAAGAACACCATACATACGTAGCCATATCAATGAGTTTTCTTTATACATTTTTTGGACACGGAAGTAATTTCTAAACATAAAATAAGACTTCCAAGTTTTTAAGGCCAGACTTTGTTCAAACTTAATTTTTCTGATAATTTTAGCATCTGCCAGACACTCTATTCCAAAGCCAGCTCTCAGTGCTCTAATTGAAAAATCGAGATCGTCGTTAAAAATAAAGAACCTTTCATCTGGGTAACCAATTTTCTTGAAAATTTCAGCAGGTATGACTGGCCCCTCAAAGGGAACAGAAACAATATCATATTTTTTCTTCGATTCAATGTAAATGTCTGCGACAGTTTGTCGCTTGGGGCGAAGAAATAAAGGATTTGATAGATTATATACCGTGGCAGAAATTTCAGCACATGAACCGTCCGTATTAAAACGCATTGGTTGTGTGATTTTTCTCTGAGAAAGTTGTGGTGCTAAGCGTTCAAGGCAGTATTTGTCGAAGGCGATATCATCGTCCGCCATCCAGATATATTCATAGCCGGCAGCAACAGCCATTTTTGATCCAATCGCAAATCCACCTGCCCCACCTGAATTATAGCCGGTATTGTAGTATTCAAAAAGATTTTCGCTCTTGATAACAAAACTCTCAACAATTTTCTTTGTGTCATCTTGGCTATTATTATCAATAATAAATATCTTATCAGGCGTTAGGGTCATTTTGAGTACTGAATCAATCATCTCAGAAAGTAAATGACATCGATTGAAAGTAACTATCACCAAAGCTATTTTTTTCACATTAGACCTTAACGAATTTTATCTTAAATAAATTAGAAAGGGTTTTTTTAGGGATTAATCTATATATTTTTATTAGAATAAAAGTATACAAACCAAATCTATTAAATGGATATTCTATTTTTGAGTTTAAAATCAGATCATGTCTAAACAATTCATCAACAACAGCACTACTTTTAGCTTTGTTTTTGATTAATGAAAAAAACATGAGAATATAAATAGTCGCAAAGAAAAAATTAAATTTATTCACAAGAGAATTCCTGACTATAAATTCATTTCCCGCTAATTTTTTGAGCCCGTGGATTTTAGTCAAATGCTTTAAATCTAAAGAAGAATTGACTGCCGAACCAGCCCTTTTCCTGTAATTAAAACCCATAACGGAATCATAGCTTACTGCTTGAGATGCACAAAGAGTATCAATAATGAATGCAATATCTTCACAATGATGAAGGCTTTCATTAAATAACACATTTTTCTTTATTAATGTCTCTAACCTATAAAAGCCCGCACAAATATTAAGGTTTATTTTCTTTTCAAACATCAACCTTAACATATTACAACCATCTATTATGGTTATATCCTTCTTCTTACTGTTATAGTTTTTTATAACGCTATTATTGTAAGTAATAGTCCTGAGATTAAAAAAATAAACATCATTTAACTTATTTACCTTAGTAAAAAAAAGCCATATGTTATCATTATAATCATCATCGCTATCGTGGAATAGGACATATTCTCCAGAAGCATTATTTATGCCTATGTTTCTTGCTGCCGATACCCCTGAGTTTTCCTGCCTCAACACTTTAATTGATTGATAATGGATATTTGAAGGTAGTGAGTACGGTATTTCAGAGCCATCATCAACTATAATAATTTCAACACTAATTTTCTTATGAACGCTCTGCTTATTCAAAAGTATGTCGAGAGCTCTATCAACGTACTCTGATGAATTAAAGCATGGAATTATAATTGATAAGTCATAATTCATTATAAAATACTCGTATAAGGAGATATTCCCAGACCGCTATTTAATGACTTGTCTGAGACTTCTATATTTTTCTCAAAAGTTGCAGCGCTCACTAATATCATCAATGAGATGATTATAATTCTATTCGACTTTTTATTGATTGCCGCAGCGAGATACATAGCTAATAAAGCGGGAACAAAAGAAAATAAATCGACTAATCTGTTGAATATTTGTATCTGAGAAGAAAATATTAATGAAATAACATAACTTAAACATAAAGCGTTAAGAATACGTCTTGTACTAAAATTAACAATCTTTTCTTGTAAGAAAATATAAAGTGTAGGTATACACATCCTTAAAATTATGCCTATACCAGATCCCTCTGTTACTTCGACATTAAATTTATTTGTGGCATAAGCTGCATATTTCGTTTCTAAGAAAAAAGAGTTATTGAAAATAATATTAATTAGACCAAGTTGTGTTATCAAAATGTAAAATATAATTATCAGCAACAACGATATATATCTATTTAGTTTTATTCTATCTGAATAATAGAATGGCAAAAGGAGTAAACTCGATACGTGAAATCCTGCAGCTAATAACGTTATAAATAAGAAAGATTTTTTTTTGCTATTGAGTAGCTGGTATACTGCTATGATAAGCAGTGATACTGCTGTATATTGCCTAATAGATGAATATCCATTTAGATAACAAGAGAAGATAAATATACTAATAAAAACCCAATATAATCTTTCTCTGGAGAGCTTTATTAGACATAAAAACATTATCAAACTTGTCGCTACAAATATCCATTGATATGATACATCTAATCCAATTACTAGGTAATTCAACCCTAAATAGATCGGCTCTAGCCTTTCACTACCGCCGTTTTTGAGTATATTATATATTTCGACATAGTTTTTATAATCAGTACCAATGTCGTATCGTAATGCCGCAGGCAAAAACATTGTTAAAAACATTGCTGATAGGGCTACTACCCTAATTCCAGTATGATTATGTTTACCATGAGTACTGCTTATACTTGCAAATAAAGCACATAAAAAAGCGATCAGGTTATATATTATAAATGGATTAAACGTCACAATTAAACCTCGAATATGCTTTTTTCAGGAAAGCGAGTGTCTAAAGCGTCTATTATTTCTTTCTTACACTTAGCAAAATTACTGATATTTCCGCTATCATTTAAACAAAGCAATTTAAATTTATCATTGTTCTTTATTATTGATATTGCTGAGTTTATATGATCGTCTTGCAAGGAAATAAAACATGTGAATTTCTTATTGTTCTTGTTGTAGAACTCACCTGAGCACAATCTCCAGTACCGGAATAGATATTGATTCACATCAGTTAATTCACGATGTTTTGTAATGCAACTACCATCAAGAATGGAATACTCAAAGTCCCAAACGTCTTTAAATGTCGTTTTTTTATAAGGAAGTGGAGAGTGAGGGTCATAAAAACCCGTATATTTCTTCCATGGCATTAATGCCAAGTTGCGCATTAAATCCGCACCGTAATCTAACCTAAAAAGATTTTTCAATGTATTTAAATGATATTTGTTATTAAATTTCCTGTTGATAACACAAATATTCCTTAATAAATGATGTTCAATCCCACCACCATAAATAGGATTCATTATCATATAGTCTACTGGAAGATTATTCTTAAAGAAATATTCGCTTTCGATGCTGTTTAATGCAAAAGTGTCGTCATTGAAATAAATAAAATTCTCGGATAAATCAGATATTCTATGAAAATTTAGTTCTATAGTGTGTGAATTAAACGTTGGCAGATATTCCTCTGGGATATAATCCGCATGTTTAACATGCACTAGCTTATTGCAGTTCAGATTCAAAAAATCAGGGATATGGCCAGCAGTGATAAAGTAAACCTTCCGAATCCACGGCATGTTCTTTTCTATAGATCTAAAGACATATTTTAAATTATCCCAGTCTCTAAATCTTTCAGCATCAAATTCTTTACTATTAGAGTGCTTCTGATATTCGATCTGCCATAATCTATCAGAACCGTCAACCCAAGGTAGTACCACATCAATTGGATTTTCGCCGCTACTAATTTCCATTTTTTTCTTGCTCTACAGTATACAGCGCAGATTTTATAACCTGATGCATATCATAATATTTGTACTCAGCCAAGCGGCCGCCAAAAACAATAGAGTCTAATTTTTTTGATAGATCTCTATATTTTTTGAAGAGTTCCATGTTTTTATCGTCATTGATAGGATAATAGGGTTCGTTCTCTTCGTCAGCGGAAGCTGGATATTCTTTAGTAATAATAGTAAAGGCAGTTTTATTATCATCAAAATGTTTATGTTCAATAATTCTGGTGTAAGGCACTGATGATTCGGTATAATTAACAACCGCATTTCCCTGATAATCTTTAATTTCTATTCTTTCACTCTCAAATTTTAACGAACGATAATCAAGCTTTCCTAGACAAAACCCGAAATACTCATCAATTGCACCGGTGTAGATTACTCTATTAGCACTTTCTGACCATTTTTCTTTGTCACTTAGGTAATCGACGTTCAATATTATATCTATGCCATCAAGCATTTTTTCAATTATTTGAGTGTAACCACCAATGGGAATCCCTTGGTAATTGTCATCAAAGTAATTATTATCGAAAGTAAATCGTACTGGTATGCGTTTTATAATATCAGCTGGCAACTCTTTTGCAGAACGCCCCCACTGTTTTTCTGTATAGCCTTTGATAAAAATCTCATAAACATCTCTACCAACCAAAGAAATTGCTTGCTCCTCTAAGTTAGCAGGTAGTTTGTTCTCTACTTCTTTGCGCTGAGCTTCAATTCTCAACTTTGCTTCGTCAGGTCGGGCTGTTCCCCATAACTGATAAAAAGTGTTCATATTGAACGGAAGATTATAAAGTTTCCCTTTGTAGTTAGCCAAAGGTGAATTTGTAAAGCGGTTGAAATCGGCGAACTGATTTATATATTCCCATATTTTTTTATCATTCGTATGAAATATATGAGCACCATATTTGTGTACATGAACCCCATCTTCATTCTTCGTATATACGTTTCCTGCTATGTGATCTCTTTTTTCCAGAACCAATACTGAAAATCCTTTTTTCCTAAGCTCATACGCACACACTGAACCAAACAACCCTGCGCCTACGATTAAATAGTCATATTTTTTTTTAATGTTCATTATTATTTCGGCACCTTATTACAAACTCAAAATCTGGAGTATATTTAACTATCCATCACTAATAGATAGAAATATCTTTCTTAAAGAAAAAAAGCTCAAATTTTCATATCAGTGTTCAGTATCCTTTCACCATCTTGAGCAGATACTGCCCATACTCATTCTTCGATAAAGGTGCAGCCAGTTTCTTAACCTGCTCTGCATCAATAAAACCTTTGCGATAGGCAATCTCTTCCGGGCAGGAGACTTTCAGGCCCTGTCGCTGTTCAATTGTTTGGATAAAATTACTCGCTTCAATCAGGCTGTGATGCGTACCGGTATCCAGCCACGCATAGCCGCGCCCCATCATCGCCACAGAGAGACTGCCCTGCTCCATATACAGGCGGTTGATATCGGTGATTTCCAACTCGCCGCGCGGTGAGGGTTTAAGGCTTTTAGCCATATTCACCACGCTGTTATCGTAGAAATATAGCCCGGTCACAGCATAGTTACTCTTCGGCTCCAGCGGTTTTTCTTCGAGGGAGACGGCGATGCCCTCTTTATCAAACTCAACTACGCCGTAGCGTTCTGGATCGTTGACGTGGTAAGCAAAGACCGTAGCACCAGATTTCTGGTTTACTGCAGCTTCCAGCTCTTTCGGCAGGTCGTGGCCGTAGAAAATGTTATCGCCCAGTACCAGCGCCACATTATCATCACCGATAAACTCTTCGCCGATAATAAAGGCCTGCGCCAGTCCGTCCGGGCTTTCCTGCACTTTATACTGCAGGTTCAGGCCCCACTGGCTGCCATCGCCCAGCAGTTGCTCAAAGCGCGGTGTATCCTGCGGGGTACTGATAATCAATATATCGCGAATTCCCGCCAGCATCAGAGTACTGATCGGGTAATAGATCATCGGCTTGTCGTAGATAGGTAGCAGCTGTTTACTGACGGCCATCGTGACCGGGTACAGGCGGGTACCGGAACCGCCCGCCAGAATAATTCCTTTACGCATTGGGTATCTCTAATTTGTTATTCTGAGCAAATCTCAGAATTAGAATGTAGGGTTAAATTGCCTGTAACGCTGTGAGCTCTTCAAGCATGCGCCGAACGCCTGCCTGCCACTCTGGCAGGTTAAGTGCAAAAGTTTGCTGAAACTTTGCGTTATCAAGGCGAGAATTTAATGGCCGCTGAGCCGGAGTGGGATAGCTGCTGGTCGGCAGAGGTTTCGCCTCAGTGAGCGCCAGCGCAACACCCGCCTTTCTTGCCTGAGTAAACACCAGGCTGGCGTAGTCGAACCATGTGGTGGTTCCTGAAGCAACCAGATGATAAAGACCAGCAACCGAAGAGTCACGCTGGGCAGAAGTAATGGCATGAGCAGTACAGTCAGCGAGCAAATCCGCACCGGTTGGTGCTCCGTACTGATCGTTTATAATCCCCAGTTCAGCCCGCTCTTTCGCCAGTCGTAACATTGTCTTAGCGAAATTATTACCTTTAGTGGCGTAAACCCAGCTGGTGCGGAAGATAAGATGCTTCTGGCAGTGCTGCTTAATTGCCTGCTCACCCGCCAGCTTGCTTGCGCCATAAACGTTGAGCGGCCCGGTGGCATCATCTTCTGCCCACGCCTGCTCTCCGTTACCGGGAAAAACGTAGTCAGTGGAGTAATGCACCAGCCATGCACCCAGCGCCTGAGCTTCTTTAGCGATGGCCTCGACGGTGACGGCATTAATTAAGCGTGCCTGTTCCGGCTCACTTTCCGCTTTATCAACGGCAGTGTAAGCGGCTGCATTTACGATGACGTCAGGTCGAAGGGCGCGGATGGTGGCAATGATGCCTGCAGTGTGAGTGAAGTCACCACAGTAGTCAGTAGAGGATGTTGCCAGCGCGGTGACGTTACCCAGCGGCGCCAGGGAACGTTGTAACTCCCAGCCCACCTGTCCATTTTTCCCGAACAGCAGAATATTCATGGCTGACGTTCACTATAGTTCTGCTCAATCCACGACTGGTAGGCGCCGCTCTTCACATTGCTAACCCACTCATTATGAGTTAGATACCACTGCACCGTTTTGCGGATCCCGCTTTCAAAGGTTTCCTGCGGTTGCCAGTTAAGTTCTGCTGCAATCTTAGCGGCATCGATGGCGTAGCGCCGATCGTGGCCCGGGCGGTCGGCAACATAGGTAATCTGCTGGCGGTAGCTGCACTCTTTAGGCACCAGTTCGTCCAGCAGGTCACAGATAGTTTCTACCACCTGCAGATTCTGCTTCTCATTGTGGCCGCCGATGTTATAGGTCTCACCTATCTGCCCCTGCGTCACCACGGTATAGAGCGCGCGCGCATGGTCTTCTACATACAGCCAGTCGCGGATTTGATCGCCTTTGCCGTATACCGGCAGCGCTTTGCCATCCAGCGCGTTAAGGATCACCAGCGGGATCAGTTTTTCCGGGAAGTGGTACGGGCCATAATTATTGGAACAGTTGGTGACGATTGTCGGGAATCCGTAAGTACGCAGCCAGGCGCGAACCAGATGGTCGCTGGATGCTTTTGACGCGGAGTAAGGGCTGCTGGGTGCATACGGCGTGGTTTCAGTGAACAGTGGCAGTGCAGCACCCGCAGGCTCTTCATCAGGATGCGGCAGGTCACCATACACTTCATCCGTCGAGATATGGTGGAAGCAAAACGCCGCTTTACGGTCTGAATCTAATCCATTCCAGTAGCTACGCGCGGCTTCAAGCAGTACATAGGTACCGACAATATTGGTTTCAATAAATGCTGCCGGGCCGCTGATTGAGCGGTCGACATGGCTCTCCGCCGCCAGGTGCATTACCGCATCAGGCTGATGCTGGCTGAAAATGGCACTCATTGCCGCGCTGTCGCAGATATCGGCCTGCACAAAGGCATAACGTTCACTGCTGCTGACATCCGCCAGAGATTCCAGATTGCCGGCGTAGGTTAATTTATCGACATTGATGACGCTGTCAGAGGTGCTGTTAATAATATGGCGAACCACGGCCGAGCCGATAAATCCGGCTCCGCCCGTCACTAGAATTTTCACGCTTATATTCTCTCTGTATTCAATTTTATTTCTGCATCAGATGAATTTCTATTTCACCGTCATAATAGTGTCAGCAGTGAGCTTTATTCTCGCCACCATGCGTACGCCATAAATAAACGAGATAAAACTCAGGCAGAAGATAGCAAACTGCCAGTTATCCGGCACGTGGCAACCTTCGAGGATAATGCCGAGCATGCCGCTAAACAGCTGGCCTGAAGTCATGATCGCTAAGGTCATACGACCGCTGAATCCGGCGCGCATCAGAATATGGTGCAGGTGCTCGCGATCGGGGCGGAACGGGCTGCTGCCGCGGCGTACGCGGGAGATCATCACGCGGATCATATCCATCAACGGCAGAGCAATAATCCACAGTGCGGTCACCGGTGCCATCACCGCGTCTTCGCCCTGAGAGGCAAGGATAAGTAACCAGATTACGGTGAAGCCGATCAGCATGCTGCCGGCATCACCCATAAATATTTTGAATTTCCGCCCCCACGGCACCCCGAGGTTGAGCAGAATGTACGGCATGCAGGCCACCACCAGCGCCAGGCACCACATCCCCAGCTCCGTCTGTCCGCCGAAGAAGAACAGCATGCTCAGGGTGGCAAAGGCCACGCTGGCCAGGGCACCAAGTAAGCCGTCGATACCGTCAACCATATTAAAGGCATTGATCGAACCGATCACGGCAAACAGCGTTACCAGATATCCGAGCGCCCCCAACATCAGCGGGTAGCCAAACAGGAAGGTGCCCAGCGAGTCAATCGCCAGCCCCTGCCACATCATAATCCCCGCTACCCCGGCCTGTACCAGCATGCGCGGCATCACCGGCAGGTCAAAGCGGTCGTCAATCACGCCGACCAGTAGCAGCAGCGTGATGCACAGCATATAGACCGGAAAACCCGGCAGCCAGCCAGGCTGCAGACTATACAGTAGCCATAACGAAAAATAGATAGAGACCCCACCCACCAGCGGGATGTGTCCGGAGTGATGCTTGCGCGCGTTCGGCTTGTCGACCAGGCCAACCCGACGGGCAATTTTTCGCGCGGCGAACAGCAGCGCCAGTGCGCCTATAAAGACAACAATGATATCTAGCATATGTTTACCCGTGCCCACAAAATTTAAGCATCCTGACTAAATTTGACCACGCTACCGCCCCTGGCTATAGCTACCAGTTGGCTGTCACTGATTCACCTACAAGCATAGCCAGTGAATTCCGGCCAGCTTTGTTTTTTTTTATTGGATTTATCCTGGAAACAAATCCACATGTCGCGTTACAAAATTGTGCGACAATTCTTATACTATTGGCGCGGTCACACAAGCTTAATCTACTGTCTTTTTTATGTAATTTACCATTCTCAACCACGTTGAACAATTAAGTATCACTGACCGGTTATTTTTTGACACGCCACTACTGTCATGACGCCAGCGCTTATCGGTTGCAGTCTCGTGCAAAATTTCGCTGCCCGCAGAAATGAAAAAACTCCCAAATCAGGGAGTTTTTTTAATCAATGCCAGTCATGTCTGAACTATCGGTAACCGTTAGGATTGTTCGACTGCCAGTTCCAGGTATCGCGCATCATCTCATCGATACCGCGAGAGACGCGCCAGTTCAGCTCTTTGTCCGCCAGCGAGGCATCCGCCCAGAATGCCGGCAGGTCGCCAGCGCGGCGCGGTGAAATCTGATACGGCACCGGTTTACCCGCCGCTTTCTCAAAGGCTTTCACCATCTCCAGCACCGAGTAGCCAACGCCGGCACCGAGGTTATAGGCTTTATAGCCGTCAACCGCCGCGATATGGTCCAGCGCCTTCAGATGCCCTTCTGCCAGATCCATGACGTGGATATAGTCACGTTCACCCGTGCCGTCTTTTGTTGGGTAATCGCCACCAAAGATGCCGAGCTTTTCCAGGCGGCCGATGGCGACCTGCGCAATGTACGGCAGCAGGTTGTTCGGGATACCGTTCGGGTCTTCGCCAATCTGGCCAGACTCATGCGCGCCAACCGGGTTAAAGTAGCGCAGCGCGATGGTTTTGAACTCCGGGTTGGCTTTAGCGTAATCGCGCAGGATCAGCTCAACCATCAGCTTGGAGGTGCCGTAAGGGCTGGTGGTGCCGCCGATTGGCGTGGTTTCCACGTAGGGAACCGGGGCATCAGCGCCGTACACAGTGGCGGAGGAGCTGAAGATAAACTGGTTCACACCGGCACTGCGCATCTCTTCCAACAGCACCAGCGTACCGGTGACGTTGTTCTGGTAATACTCCAGCGGCATGCGGGTTGACTCCCCTACCGCCTTCAGGCCGGCAAAGTGGATCACCGCGCTGATGCTATTGCTGGCGAAGATATCACGCAGGCAGGCGCGATCGAGGATATCACCTTCGCAGAACACCGCTTTCCTGCCGGTCAGCTTCTCAACCCGGCTGATTGATTCACGTGATGCGTTGCTCAGGTTATCCAGTACTACAACGTCGTCGCCGCGCTCAAGCAGCGCCAGCACCGTGTGGGAACCGATGTAGCCAGCTCCGCCCGTTACTAAAATAGCCATGTTGACTCCTTGCAACCACGCCGGGCGTGGCCACGTTCGGGTTAAGGTTGTTTCGCTAAAATCTTCTGAATTTCTTCGCGGAAATCGCGGCCCTGGTCATGGTTACGCAGGCCCCAGGTCACGAAGGCTTTCATGTAACCCAGCTTACGACCACAGTCAAAGCTGTCGCCGCTCAGCAGGTGCGCGTCAACCGGCTGTTTTTTATTCAGGTTGGCAATGGCGTCGGTCAGCTGATAACGGCCCCAGGCACCCGGCTCAAGGTTTTCCAGCTCGGTCCAGATATCCGCAGACAGCACGTAGCGACCGACCGCAGCCAGATCGGAGTTCAGCGTCTGTGGGTTTTCAGGTTTCTCGACGAACTCAACAATAGAGGCCACTTTACCGGCAAAATCCAGCGGCTCGTCGGTGGTGATCACCGAGTATTCGGAGAGATCGGCTTCCGGCATGTGGTGTGCCAGTACCTGGCTGCGGCCGGTCTCTTCGAAACGTGCCACCATGGCAGCCAGGTTATAGCGCAGTGGGTCGGCGCTGGCGTTGTCCAGCAGCACGTCCGGCAGTACCACAACAAACGCT
This window harbors:
- the galF gene encoding UTP--glucose-1-phosphate uridylyltransferase GalF; translated protein: MTKLKAVIPVAGLGMHMLPATKAIPKEMLPVVDKPMIQYIIDECVAAGIKEIVLVTHASKNAVENHFDTSYELEALLEARVKRSLLSEVKSICPPGVTIMNVRQPQPLGLANALLCARPMLHDEAFVVVLPDVLLDNASADPLRYNLAAMVARFEETGRSQVLAHHMPEADLSEYSVITTDEPLDFAGKVASIVEFVEKPENPQTLNSDLAAVGRYVLSADIWTELENLEPGAWGRYQLTDAIANLNKKQPVDAHLLSGDSFDCGRKLGYMKAFVTWGLRNHDQGRDFREEIQKILAKQP